A genomic region of Mycobacterium senriense contains the following coding sequences:
- a CDS encoding response regulator yields MTTTEGRAIDILLVEDDPGDELITREAFEHNKLKNRLHVAHDGEEGLNYLYRRGEFADAPRPDLILLDLNLPKYDGRQLLEKVKSDPDLARIPVVVLTTSSAEEDILKSYKLHANAYVTKPVDLDQFMKAVRQIDEFFVQVVRLPGSQ; encoded by the coding sequence ATGACGACAACAGAAGGCAGAGCAATCGACATCCTGCTCGTCGAGGACGACCCGGGCGACGAGCTCATCACCCGAGAAGCGTTCGAGCACAACAAGCTCAAGAACAGGCTCCATGTCGCACACGACGGGGAGGAAGGACTCAATTACCTTTACCGGCGCGGTGAGTTCGCCGACGCGCCGCGGCCCGACCTCATCCTGCTCGACCTGAACCTGCCCAAATACGACGGGCGCCAGCTGCTGGAGAAGGTCAAGTCCGACCCCGACCTGGCGCGCATCCCGGTCGTGGTGCTCACCACCTCCTCGGCGGAGGAAGACATCCTCAAGAGCTACAAGCTGCACGCGAATGCCTACGTCACCAAACCCGTTGACCTGGACCAGTTCATGAAGGCCGTCCGGCAGATCGACGAGTTCTTCGTTCAAGTGGTGCGGCTGCCGGGCTCTCAGTGA
- a CDS encoding sensor histidine kinase, whose protein sequence is MGATVLVGALVGAVLLHRTDEVTRQMAQDIQPARVAAARLQAALRDQETGMRGYLMSADRQFLAPYYDGQRAEQAAADEIRRLVGGRTELMADLDAVEAAAADWRTNYAEPLISNVAPKTPSYISPRTADTGKSKFDHLRELFDTQNTHLTAATAAATDSLNAINGWRDWVLGATALIVIGTALVLGLLSRAAITRPIAALAAACRRITQGSFEETIPLPRRPKDIRNMAIDVENMRKRIVDELEVSQSAQAQLDEQAAELRRSNTELEQFAYVASHDLQEPLRKVASFCQLLERRYGDQLDERGIEYIGFAVDGAKRMQALINDLLTFSRVGRLGTTETEVQLDATLDAGLANLATAIEETEAQIVRPQQPLPQIIGDPMLLTMLWQNLIGNAIKFRHKDRRPRIVIECEPGTGSRDGEWLLSVADNGIGIPEEFSDKVFVIFQRLHGRDVYAGTGVGLALVKKIIEHHGGTVRIDTSYTDGTRFELTLPGPRPVDEADPVALEGAHQ, encoded by the coding sequence ATGGGCGCGACCGTGCTCGTCGGGGCGCTGGTCGGCGCCGTGTTGCTGCATCGCACCGACGAGGTGACGCGCCAGATGGCCCAGGACATCCAGCCGGCGCGCGTCGCCGCGGCGCGCCTGCAGGCGGCGCTGCGCGATCAGGAGACGGGCATGCGCGGCTACCTGATGTCCGCCGACCGGCAGTTCCTCGCGCCGTATTACGACGGACAGCGCGCCGAACAGGCTGCGGCCGACGAGATTCGGCGTCTGGTGGGCGGGCGCACGGAGCTGATGGCCGATTTGGACGCGGTGGAAGCCGCCGCCGCCGACTGGCGGACGAACTACGCCGAGCCGTTGATTTCCAACGTGGCCCCCAAGACGCCGAGCTACATCAGCCCCCGCACTGCCGACACCGGCAAGAGCAAATTCGACCATCTCCGTGAGCTTTTCGATACGCAGAACACGCATCTGACGGCGGCCACTGCGGCTGCCACCGACTCGCTCAACGCGATCAACGGCTGGCGCGACTGGGTGCTGGGCGCCACGGCGCTCATCGTGATCGGGACCGCCCTGGTGCTGGGGCTGCTCAGTCGCGCGGCGATCACCCGGCCGATCGCGGCGCTGGCCGCGGCCTGCCGGCGCATCACCCAGGGCAGCTTCGAGGAGACGATCCCACTTCCGCGGCGGCCCAAGGACATTCGCAACATGGCGATCGACGTGGAGAACATGCGCAAGCGCATCGTCGACGAGCTCGAGGTGTCGCAGTCGGCGCAGGCGCAACTGGATGAACAGGCCGCCGAATTACGCCGATCCAACACCGAACTCGAGCAGTTTGCCTACGTCGCATCGCACGATCTGCAGGAACCGCTGCGCAAGGTCGCGTCCTTCTGCCAGCTGCTGGAAAGGCGCTACGGCGACCAGCTCGACGAGCGCGGCATCGAATACATCGGATTCGCGGTCGACGGCGCCAAGCGCATGCAGGCGCTGATCAACGACCTGCTTACCTTCTCGCGGGTCGGCCGGCTGGGCACCACGGAAACCGAGGTGCAACTCGACGCGACCCTCGACGCCGGCCTGGCGAACCTGGCCACCGCGATCGAGGAGACCGAGGCGCAGATCGTGCGCCCGCAGCAGCCGCTGCCGCAGATCATCGGGGATCCGATGCTGTTGACGATGCTGTGGCAGAACCTGATCGGCAACGCGATCAAGTTCCGGCACAAGGATCGCCGGCCCCGCATCGTCATCGAATGCGAGCCCGGCACCGGAAGCCGTGACGGCGAATGGCTGCTGAGCGTGGCGGACAACGGCATCGGTATCCCGGAGGAATTCTCCGACAAGGTCTTCGTGATCTTTCAGCGGCTGCACGGCCGCGACGTGTACGCCGGAACCGGAGTCGGCCTGGCACTGGTCAAGAAGATCATCGAGCACCACGGCGGCACCGTCCGGATCGACACGTCCTACACCGATGGGACCCGATTCGAATTGACCCTGCCCGGTCCCAGACCCGTCGACGAAGCAGACCCGGTCGCTTTGGAAGGAGCGCATCAATGA
- a CDS encoding PP2C family protein-serine/threonine phosphatase, which yields MSLLLVEDDRADAVLVEDLITDAVTDIRVVWAQSMAHAERELESARPDCVLLDLHLPDASGIDALNRIANLDATVPIVVLTGLNDEFFGASAVAAGAQDYLVKGRVEPEMLRRALLYAIERKRAELIAADLHATKLRARENALLERGLLPSPLLLDNPGVDIVARYRPSREDALLCGDFYDVVQTPDRVVHVLIGDVAGHGPHEAALGAALRIAFRALTFAGVHGVELMRQLERVLYSERTDTGIFATVLSLEISPDSPRVSVIRAGHPPMLVQAGGTVQWLEPAGGPALGLHTGDWPSEELELPAGHALLLLTDGLFEGYSGEGTQRLGEDGLLALARAHADRSGPAFVDALINGAQQLAQPRGGLTDDIAVLRVERTST from the coding sequence ATGTCGTTGCTGTTGGTCGAGGACGATCGCGCCGACGCGGTGCTGGTGGAAGACCTGATCACCGACGCGGTCACCGACATCCGGGTGGTGTGGGCGCAGTCGATGGCGCACGCCGAACGCGAGCTGGAGTCCGCCCGCCCCGACTGCGTGCTGCTGGACCTGCACCTGCCCGACGCAAGTGGAATCGACGCGCTGAACCGCATCGCCAACCTCGACGCCACCGTGCCGATCGTGGTGCTGACAGGACTGAACGACGAGTTCTTCGGGGCGTCGGCCGTGGCCGCCGGTGCCCAGGACTATCTGGTCAAGGGCCGGGTCGAGCCCGAAATGCTGCGCCGCGCACTGCTGTACGCAATCGAGCGCAAGCGCGCCGAGCTCATCGCCGCCGACCTGCACGCCACCAAGCTGCGGGCCCGGGAGAACGCGCTGCTGGAACGCGGCCTGCTGCCCTCGCCGCTGCTGCTGGACAACCCGGGCGTCGACATCGTCGCCCGGTACCGGCCGAGCCGCGAGGACGCGCTGCTGTGCGGTGACTTCTACGACGTCGTCCAGACGCCCGACCGGGTGGTGCACGTGCTGATCGGCGACGTCGCCGGACACGGCCCGCACGAGGCCGCGCTGGGTGCGGCATTACGGATCGCGTTCCGCGCGCTCACCTTTGCCGGTGTGCACGGCGTCGAACTGATGCGGCAACTCGAACGGGTCCTGTATTCGGAACGAACCGACACCGGAATCTTCGCGACCGTGCTCAGCCTGGAGATTTCGCCCGACAGCCCGCGCGTCAGCGTCATCCGCGCCGGGCACCCGCCGATGTTGGTGCAGGCCGGCGGAACCGTGCAGTGGCTCGAGCCGGCGGGTGGTCCGGCGCTGGGCCTGCACACCGGCGACTGGCCGTCCGAGGAGCTGGAGCTGCCCGCCGGGCACGCCCTACTGTTGCTGACCGACGGACTCTTCGAGGGTTATTCGGGCGAGGGCACGCAACGCCTGGGCGAGGACGGCCTGCTCGCCCTGGCCCGCGCGCATGCCGATCGGTCCGGCCCCGCGTTCGTCGACGCGCTCATCAACGGCGCCCAGCAACTCGCCCAGCCCCGCGGCGGTTTGACCGACGACATCGCCGTCCTGCGCGTCGAGAGGACTTCCACGTGA
- a CDS encoding acyl-CoA dehydrogenase, with protein MAGWAGNPDFDLFQLPEEHQELRAAIRALAEKEIAPHAAEVDENSRFPEEALEALNSSGFNAVHVPEEYGGQGADSVAACIVIEEVARVDTSASLIPAVNKLGTMGLILRGSDELKKQVLPAIADGTAMASYALSEREAGSDAASMRTRAKADGDDWILNGAKCWITNGGKSSWYTVMAVTDPDKGANGISAFMVHNDDEGFTVGPKEKKLGIKGSPTTELYFENCRIPGDRIIGDPGTGFKTALATLDHTRPTIGAQAVGIAQGALDAAIAYTKDRKQFGRPVSDNQGVQFMLADMAMKVESARLMVYHAAARAERGESHLGFISAASKCLASDVAMEVTTDAVQLFGGAGYTIDFPVERMMRDAKITQIYEGTNQIQRVVMSRALLR; from the coding sequence ATGGCTGGATGGGCCGGAAACCCCGACTTCGATCTGTTCCAACTGCCCGAAGAACACCAGGAGTTGCGCGCCGCGATCCGTGCGCTGGCGGAGAAGGAGATCGCTCCGCACGCCGCCGAGGTGGACGAGAACTCCCGCTTCCCCGAGGAAGCGCTGGAGGCGCTGAACTCGTCCGGGTTCAACGCCGTGCACGTGCCCGAGGAGTACGGCGGGCAGGGTGCCGACTCGGTGGCGGCGTGCATCGTGATCGAGGAGGTCGCCCGCGTCGACACCTCGGCGTCGCTGATTCCCGCGGTGAACAAGCTGGGCACCATGGGGCTGATCCTGCGCGGCTCCGACGAGCTGAAGAAGCAGGTGCTGCCCGCGATCGCGGACGGCACCGCGATGGCGTCCTACGCGCTGAGCGAGCGCGAGGCCGGCAGCGACGCGGCGTCCATGCGGACCCGGGCGAAGGCCGACGGGGACGACTGGATCCTCAACGGCGCCAAGTGCTGGATCACCAACGGCGGCAAGTCGAGCTGGTACACGGTGATGGCCGTGACCGATCCGGACAAGGGCGCCAACGGCATCTCGGCATTCATGGTGCACAACGACGACGAGGGCTTCACCGTGGGGCCCAAGGAAAAGAAGCTCGGCATCAAGGGCTCACCGACCACCGAGCTCTACTTCGAGAACTGCCGCATCCCGGGCGACCGGATCATCGGCGACCCCGGCACCGGCTTCAAGACCGCGCTGGCGACCCTCGACCACACCCGGCCCACCATCGGCGCCCAGGCCGTCGGCATCGCGCAGGGCGCATTGGATGCGGCCATCGCATACACCAAGGACCGCAAGCAGTTCGGCCGTCCGGTCAGCGACAACCAGGGCGTGCAGTTCATGCTCGCCGACATGGCCATGAAGGTCGAGTCCGCCCGGCTGATGGTGTACCACGCCGCCGCCCGCGCCGAGCGCGGCGAATCCCACCTGGGCTTCATCTCCGCGGCGTCCAAGTGCCTGGCCTCCGACGTCGCGATGGAAGTGACCACCGACGCGGTGCAGCTCTTCGGCGGCGCCGGCTACACCATCGACTTCCCGGTCGAGCGGATGATGCGGGACGCCAAGATCACTCAGATCTACGAGGGCACCAATCAGATTCAGCGCGTGGTGATGTCGCGGGCGCTGCTGCGCTGA
- the purE gene encoding 5-(carboxyamino)imidazole ribonucleotide mutase, with amino-acid sequence MTQQPRVGVIMGSDSDWSVMQDAAAALAEFDVPTEVRVVSAHRTPQVMFDYARDAAGRGIEVIIAGAGGAAHLPGMVASATPLPVIGVPVPLARLDGLDSLLSIVQMPAGVPVATVSIGGARNAGLLAVRILGSSDPALRARIVAFQEELARSVRAKDEALQKRQGKVTGE; translated from the coding sequence ATGACCCAGCAGCCTCGCGTCGGGGTGATCATGGGCAGCGACAGCGACTGGTCGGTGATGCAGGACGCCGCGGCGGCGCTGGCCGAGTTCGATGTGCCGACCGAGGTCCGGGTCGTCTCCGCGCACCGCACCCCGCAGGTGATGTTCGACTATGCGCGCGACGCGGCGGGGCGCGGCATCGAGGTGATCATCGCCGGGGCCGGGGGAGCCGCGCACCTGCCCGGGATGGTCGCGTCCGCGACGCCGCTGCCGGTGATCGGTGTGCCGGTGCCGCTGGCGCGCCTGGACGGCCTGGACTCGCTGTTGTCGATCGTGCAGATGCCCGCCGGCGTCCCGGTGGCCACGGTCTCCATCGGGGGAGCCCGCAACGCCGGGCTGCTCGCGGTGCGCATCCTCGGCTCGTCCGACCCGGCGTTGCGCGCGCGGATCGTCGCGTTCCAGGAGGAGCTGGCGCGCAGCGTGCGGGCCAAGGATGAGGCGCTGCAAAAGCGTCAAGGTAAAGTTACCGGCGAGTAG